Proteins found in one Candidatus Poribacteria bacterium genomic segment:
- a CDS encoding ethanolamine utilization protein EutN codes for MTLGKVTGTIVATQKDEKLIGSKLMVVQNVDLNGEVDRIYTVAVDAVGAGIGEIVLVATGSSARQTAVTGNKPVDAVIMAIVDTVEVAGKVRYQK; via the coding sequence ATGACCCTTGGAAAAGTTACCGGGACAATCGTCGCGACGCAGAAAGATGAGAAATTAATCGGAAGCAAACTGATGGTTGTCCAAAATGTGGATCTCAACGGAGAAGTTGATCGGATCTATACAGTCGCTGTAGATGCTGTAGGTGCTGGTATCGGCGAGATTGTCCTTGTCGCCACCGGCAGTTCGGCGCGGCAGACCGCGGTGACAGGCAACAAACCGGTCGATGCTGTGATCATGGCGATTGTTGATACCGTAGAAGTTGCTGGAAAAGTCCGGTATCAAAAGTAG